Proteins encoded in a region of the Mucilaginibacter sabulilitoris genome:
- a CDS encoding sterol desaturase family protein, giving the protein MKKNYVSNSQESVRMFKSDFLESLSKVHYTVPLYIFVPVILFCTYKAFFDAGMGLLAYIGLFAAGLFIWTIVEYIMHRFVFHYQPNKNWKWAQRLHFIMHGVHHDYPSDAKRLVLPPSLSIPLATGFYFLFNALLPVNYIFGFFPGFILGYLFYDISHYAMHHFNFKSGLFKKIKQHHMLHHYQDPEKGYGVSSPFWDKIFRSGFIKK; this is encoded by the coding sequence ATGAAAAAGAATTATGTCTCCAATTCACAGGAGTCTGTGAGAATGTTTAAAAGCGACTTTTTAGAGAGTTTATCAAAGGTACATTACACCGTACCCCTGTATATATTTGTACCTGTTATCTTATTTTGTACTTATAAAGCTTTCTTTGATGCGGGCATGGGTTTACTGGCATATATCGGTTTATTTGCTGCAGGCCTTTTTATATGGACTATAGTGGAGTACATTATGCATCGCTTTGTTTTCCATTACCAGCCAAACAAAAACTGGAAATGGGCCCAAAGGCTGCATTTCATTATGCACGGCGTTCATCATGATTATCCAAGTGATGCCAAACGGCTTGTTTTACCCCCTTCACTAAGCATCCCTTTGGCTACAGGTTTTTACTTCTTATTTAACGCCTTGCTGCCCGTAAATTATATATTTGGCTTTTTCCCGGGTTTTATATTAGGTTACTTGTTTTATGATATATCGCATTACGCCATGCATCATTTTAATTTTAAAAGCGGCCTGTTTAAAAAGATAAAACAGCACCACATGCTGCACCATTACCAGGATCCTGAAAAGGGCTATGGCGTGAGTTCACCCTTTTGGGACAAAATATTCCGTTCAGGTTTTATAAAAAAATAG
- a CDS encoding phosphatase PAP2 family protein, producing MDNTGQNNITINVKSVLIVSLLSLLYLASSYFLIGYNTSELVLVLIFNSLFYISPITRKFILAFSIFIVYWIIFDYMKAFPNYHYTPVHIADLYNFEKHLFGIYDHGKLLTPNEYLRIHSTTFVDVVTGLFYLCWIPVPLGFATFLFFKNKRQFLYFSLTFVLVNVLGFVVYYTFPAAPPWYIQYYGFHFTPLTMGNTAGLARFDAYFHAGIFKSIYTKGSNVFAAMPSLHSSYPVIVLYYGLKNRYKVASIFFAIVMVGIWFTAVYASHHYVLDVIAGIITAIIGISLFNLLINRVKWLQVSINKYEQVIL from the coding sequence GTGGATAATACCGGGCAAAATAACATAACAATTAATGTAAAATCGGTACTGATTGTCTCCCTTCTCTCGTTACTTTATCTTGCATCATCCTATTTCCTTATTGGTTATAATACGTCAGAGCTTGTATTGGTACTGATATTTAATTCACTCTTTTATATTTCGCCAATTACCCGGAAGTTCATATTAGCATTCAGCATCTTCATTGTGTATTGGATCATATTTGATTATATGAAGGCTTTCCCCAATTATCATTATACCCCGGTTCACATTGCCGATCTGTATAATTTTGAGAAGCACCTTTTTGGCATTTATGATCATGGTAAATTATTAACGCCCAATGAGTATCTGCGTATCCACAGCACAACATTCGTTGATGTGGTAACCGGGCTATTTTACCTTTGTTGGATACCTGTACCTTTAGGTTTTGCCACCTTTTTGTTTTTCAAAAACAAACGGCAGTTCCTATACTTTTCGCTCACCTTTGTATTGGTAAATGTGCTTGGATTTGTGGTTTATTATACCTTTCCGGCTGCGCCGCCATGGTATATTCAATATTATGGTTTCCACTTTACGCCATTAACTATGGGCAATACAGCTGGCTTAGCCCGGTTCGACGCCTACTTTCATGCAGGTATTTTTAAATCGATCTATACTAAAGGTTCCAATGTATTCGCGGCCATGCCATCGTTACATTCCTCCTACCCTGTTATTGTACTGTATTATGGCCTCAAAAATCGTTATAAGGTAGCGAGTATCTTTTTTGCTATCGTAATGGTTGGAATATGGTTTACGGCCGTTTACGCAAGCCACCACTATGTACTTGATGTTATTGCCGGCATCATCACAGCCATTATTGGTATATCATTATTTAATTTGTTGATAAACCGTGTAAAATGGCTGCAAGTGTCCATAAATAAGTACGAACAAGTTATCTTATAA
- a CDS encoding CAP domain-containing protein encodes MRKLMINAIFTLTILITFNTIYGQSNRQFRNEFLYRINLTRQKGCNCGIRYYPPAPPLTWNNTLEDAADGHAKDMVRKNYFDHTSKNGRSMGDRIIAAGYNYKGFKSFAVGENIAAGQESIAEVMDGWFKSEGHCKNLMNPAFKEVGVAMHKNYWVQDFGGRESFSPEQQKLIKSGRYKLVQKPVSSQD; translated from the coding sequence ATGAGGAAGTTGATGATTAATGCCATTTTTACGCTTACAATTCTAATTACTTTCAATACGATTTATGGCCAAAGCAATCGTCAATTCCGGAATGAGTTTTTATACCGTATCAATTTAACCCGGCAAAAGGGCTGCAACTGTGGCATTAGATATTATCCTCCCGCCCCGCCATTAACCTGGAACAATACGCTGGAAGATGCCGCCGATGGGCACGCCAAAGATATGGTCAGGAAAAACTATTTTGACCATACCAGCAAAAATGGGCGTAGTATGGGCGACCGTATCATAGCCGCGGGTTATAATTATAAAGGATTTAAGAGTTTTGCCGTAGGCGAAAACATTGCCGCCGGGCAAGAAAGTATAGCCGAGGTAATGGACGGTTGGTTTAAAAGCGAGGGCCACTGCAAAAACCTGATGAACCCCGCTTTTAAAGAAGTTGGCGTTGCCATGCATAAAAACTACTGGGTACAGGATTTTGGCGGTCGTGAATCATTTTCTCCTGAGCAGCAAAAACTAATCAAATCTGGCAGGTATAAATTGGTCCAAAAACCAGTTTCAAGTCAGGATTGA
- a CDS encoding polysaccharide deacetylase family protein, with protein MRKLLLISLTTFISFSAFAQQTKTYAERLGWPKGARVIILHVDDAGMSHDSNEGVEKAITEGVATSTSVMMPCPWVPEFKHFLDKHPDTDAGLHLTLTSEWNSYRWGPLAGKTVVPGLTDKQGCLWASVEAVYFRATGDEVEKEIRAQLDRALSMGFTPTHMDSHMGTLFAKDAFMERYIKVGIEKQIPIMFPGGNDLFYRAEAKAATIADLKKQGKYTEGMEIPEPAVLSKVKEIGAMIWKGGLPVLDDLHNSSYDWQMPDIDKKTDKEIQQWYTDHYIESMGRLSPGLTMVIMHCTQPSSAFKYITDTGQKRKGDLLAMIDPRLKAFLKQQGFILTTWREVMQRRIKAGNSE; from the coding sequence ATGAGAAAGCTATTACTAATAAGCCTAACAACATTTATAAGCTTTTCTGCTTTTGCACAGCAAACCAAAACTTATGCCGAACGACTCGGCTGGCCCAAAGGTGCCCGTGTAATTATTTTGCATGTTGATGATGCAGGGATGTCGCATGATTCAAATGAAGGAGTGGAGAAAGCGATAACCGAAGGCGTAGCTACATCAACCAGTGTAATGATGCCTTGTCCGTGGGTGCCCGAATTTAAGCACTTTTTGGATAAACACCCGGATACCGATGCCGGTTTACATTTAACCTTAACATCAGAATGGAATAGTTACCGTTGGGGGCCGTTGGCGGGTAAAACTGTTGTTCCAGGGTTAACAGATAAGCAAGGCTGTCTTTGGGCATCGGTAGAGGCAGTATATTTCCGGGCCACCGGCGATGAGGTAGAAAAGGAGATAAGGGCCCAGCTTGACCGCGCGTTAAGCATGGGATTTACACCCACACATATGGACTCGCATATGGGAACCCTGTTTGCTAAAGATGCTTTTATGGAACGTTACATTAAAGTAGGTATTGAGAAACAGATCCCGATCATGTTTCCGGGGGGAAACGATCTTTTCTATCGTGCCGAAGCTAAAGCGGCAACTATTGCCGATTTAAAAAAGCAGGGTAAATATACTGAAGGGATGGAAATACCTGAGCCTGCCGTTTTAAGCAAGGTAAAGGAAATTGGTGCCATGATATGGAAAGGTGGGCTACCCGTTCTGGACGATCTGCACAACTCCAGCTACGACTGGCAAATGCCCGATATTGATAAAAAGACGGATAAAGAAATACAGCAATGGTACACCGATCACTACATTGAAAGTATGGGTCGCCTATCGCCCGGGTTAACTATGGTTATTATGCACTGTACACAGCCATCATCCGCATTTAAGTATATTACAGATACCGGCCAAAAACGCAAAGGCGATCTGCTGGCCATGATCGATCCTCGGCTTAAAGCTTTTTTGAAACAGCAAGGATTTATTTTAACTACATGGCGCGAGGTTATGCAGCGAAGGATTAAGGCCGGCAATTCAGAATAA
- a CDS encoding MBL fold metallo-hydrolase, with the protein MTVTFLGTGTSQGVPVIACGCEICTSTDTYDKRLRTSILIEAEDKTIVIDSGPDFRYQMIRAGVKRLDAIVFTHEHKDHIAGMDDIRAFNYWQKGPIDIYADARVQKALVREFPYVFDGTGYPGIPQVIVHPIDHRHKFAVGSVKFIPIEVLHYKLPVLGFRINDFTYITDAKTVSEIEKQKIKGTKTLVINALQKQTHISHFTLDEAIAFANDVGAENTYLTHISHRLGRHSDISKELPDNIKLAYDGLKLNI; encoded by the coding sequence GTGACAGTAACATTTTTAGGAACCGGAACCTCGCAGGGAGTCCCTGTTATTGCATGCGGCTGCGAAATATGTACTTCGACCGATACATACGATAAGCGGTTACGCACTTCCATTTTAATTGAAGCCGAAGATAAAACAATAGTTATAGACTCAGGCCCCGATTTCAGGTACCAGATGATAAGGGCGGGGGTAAAACGCCTTGACGCTATTGTTTTTACACATGAGCACAAAGATCATATTGCCGGTATGGATGACATCCGCGCTTTTAATTACTGGCAAAAGGGACCGATTGACATTTATGCCGATGCAAGAGTACAAAAAGCGCTTGTACGCGAATTTCCGTATGTTTTTGATGGCACAGGCTACCCTGGTATCCCACAGGTTATAGTGCACCCTATTGACCATCGGCACAAATTTGCCGTCGGAAGCGTAAAGTTTATACCCATTGAGGTGTTACACTATAAATTACCTGTACTGGGCTTTAGAATAAATGACTTCACTTATATTACCGACGCCAAAACAGTATCTGAAATTGAAAAGCAAAAAATAAAAGGAACAAAAACACTGGTGATCAACGCACTGCAAAAACAAACGCATATTTCGCACTTTACACTTGACGAAGCCATAGCCTTTGCCAACGATGTCGGCGCCGAAAACACTTACCTCACGCACATTAGTCATCGCTTGGGTAGGCATTCAGATATATCAAAAGAATTACCTGATAATATTAAACTGGCTTATGATGGATTAAAGCTTAATATTTAA
- a CDS encoding BLUF domain-containing protein gives MEYIVYVSTAKRLLSEKELIDLLKVSRARNKKYNVTGMLLYCQGTFMQVLEGDKNSLELIYKTIELDQRHKNIIKLAEGILKKRNFPEWSMAFASVNSETLQEIEGFLSSSINHTTDSADHITVTMLKTFADSNRLYISF, from the coding sequence ATGGAATATATTGTTTATGTAAGCACAGCCAAAAGGCTATTGAGCGAAAAGGAACTTATAGATTTACTCAAAGTTTCCCGCGCCAGGAATAAGAAGTACAATGTTACAGGCATGTTATTATATTGCCAGGGTACATTTATGCAAGTTCTTGAAGGTGACAAAAACAGCTTAGAGCTGATTTATAAAACCATTGAGCTTGACCAAAGACACAAGAACATTATTAAACTGGCAGAAGGCATTCTGAAAAAAAGAAATTTTCCAGAATGGTCTATGGCTTTCGCATCTGTTAACTCAGAAACCCTGCAAGAAATTGAAGGTTTTTTGAGTTCATCAATAAACCATACCACTGATAGTGCCGACCATATTACCGTTACAATGCTCAAAACATTTGCTGATAGTAACAGACTTTATATTTCATTTTAA
- a CDS encoding SGNH/GDSL hydrolase family protein, which yields MPYIYPSITDYMKLKLTLALLLICTMSAKAQTATPADKDQQAEERHKKADEALHKDWANIKRYEADNAKVITETNNGKGVVYMGDSITDAWINNDPSFFDGKFYYDRGISGQTTTQMLVRFRDDVINLKPAVVVILAGINDIAENNGPIKLEAVFGNIKSMTILAREAGIKVVLASVLPAFDFPWRPGMEPAQKVVSLNAMIKDYADKNHIVYLDYFSAMADERQGLPKSLSNDGVHPTLAGYKIMEPLAEKAIAEALKRK from the coding sequence ATGCCTTACATTTATCCATCAATTACCGATTATATGAAACTGAAGCTAACACTCGCATTGCTGCTAATTTGTACAATGAGCGCTAAAGCGCAAACTGCAACACCTGCTGATAAAGATCAACAGGCCGAGGAGAGGCATAAAAAAGCCGATGAGGCATTGCATAAAGACTGGGCCAATATTAAACGTTACGAAGCTGATAATGCTAAAGTGATTACGGAAACCAATAACGGCAAAGGTGTAGTTTACATGGGCGATTCCATTACAGATGCCTGGATAAATAACGACCCTTCCTTTTTTGATGGTAAATTTTATTATGACAGAGGCATCAGCGGGCAAACCACAACCCAAATGCTGGTGCGTTTTCGTGACGATGTTATTAACCTGAAACCTGCTGTTGTGGTGATACTGGCCGGTATAAACGACATTGCCGAAAATAATGGACCGATAAAGCTGGAAGCCGTTTTTGGCAATATCAAGTCAATGACCATATTGGCCAGGGAGGCTGGCATTAAAGTGGTGTTGGCATCAGTACTGCCCGCATTTGATTTTCCATGGCGGCCAGGTATGGAACCGGCTCAAAAAGTGGTGAGTTTAAATGCCATGATAAAGGATTATGCGGACAAAAACCACATAGTTTATCTTGACTATTTTTCGGCCATGGCTGATGAAAGGCAGGGCCTTCCAAAATCATTATCAAACGATGGTGTGCACCCCACTCTGGCCGGTTATAAAATAATGGAACCGCTTGCAGAGAAAGCTATTGCAGAGGCATTGAAAAGAAAATAA
- a CDS encoding alkaline phosphatase family protein translates to MKKHIAFWACLLYAASTFGQADTAQKIVTGRKNSIEQQKKSYVILISADGFRYDYAQKYQASHLLELSSAGVKATSMIPSYPSVTFPNHYALVSGLFPSHSGLVNNGFYDRDRRDSYFMGDKNKVADGSWYFGSPLWVLAEQQHLLSASFYWVASEAAIQGINPTYYYSYNEKIAIHNRINAVVNWLNLPAEERPHFITFYFPQVDHAGHVYGPDAPETAREVHFVDSAVNELTKAVKTTGLDVNFIFVADHGMTNVDKDHPIGIPAAIDTSKFIISGDGTLVELYAKNGADIQATYSNLKQRAKDYDVYLKTNMPAKLHYGQTDDWHNRIGDILLIPRHPKLFNLWNKKINPGWHGYDPSLVKDMHATFLAWGPVFKPHTVIQPFENVDVFNLVKSILGLSYTGKIDGTDKLAHAILVNYQNK, encoded by the coding sequence ATGAAAAAACACATCGCGTTTTGGGCTTGCCTGTTATATGCAGCCTCTACTTTTGGACAAGCAGACACCGCTCAAAAAATCGTAACTGGTCGTAAAAACAGCATTGAACAGCAAAAAAAATCTTATGTGATCCTCATATCGGCAGACGGTTTCCGGTATGATTATGCACAAAAATATCAGGCCTCACATTTACTCGAGTTAAGCAGTGCGGGTGTAAAGGCAACATCCATGATCCCATCTTACCCTTCTGTTACTTTTCCAAATCATTATGCTTTAGTTAGTGGTTTATTCCCCTCACATTCTGGCCTTGTGAACAATGGCTTTTATGACCGGGATCGACGCGACTCTTATTTTATGGGCGACAAAAATAAGGTGGCCGACGGCTCATGGTATTTTGGTTCGCCCTTATGGGTACTTGCAGAGCAGCAGCATCTGCTTTCGGCCAGTTTTTATTGGGTTGCTTCAGAGGCCGCCATTCAGGGTATCAATCCTACCTATTATTATAGCTATAACGAAAAAATAGCTATTCATAATCGTATCAATGCCGTAGTAAACTGGCTAAATCTCCCTGCCGAAGAACGCCCGCATTTTATTACTTTTTACTTCCCGCAGGTTGACCACGCCGGGCATGTTTATGGCCCGGATGCACCCGAAACGGCCCGCGAGGTACACTTTGTTGATTCGGCAGTAAATGAACTAACTAAAGCTGTGAAAACCACCGGCCTTGATGTAAATTTTATTTTTGTAGCTGATCATGGCATGACCAATGTTGATAAAGACCATCCCATCGGCATTCCTGCAGCCATTGATACTTCAAAATTTATTATTTCAGGTGATGGTACATTGGTTGAACTATATGCTAAAAATGGAGCAGATATACAAGCCACTTATAGTAACCTGAAACAGAGGGCTAAAGACTATGATGTATACCTTAAAACCAATATGCCTGCCAAACTTCACTATGGGCAAACCGACGACTGGCATAACCGCATAGGTGATATTTTGTTAATACCCCGCCATCCTAAACTGTTTAACTTATGGAACAAAAAGATAAACCCTGGCTGGCATGGGTATGACCCCAGTCTGGTTAAAGATATGCATGCCACGTTCTTGGCATGGGGCCCGGTATTTAAACCTCATACAGTTATACAGCCATTTGAAAATGTGGATGTTTTTAACCTTGTAAAAAGTATATTAGGCCTTAGTTATACCGGTAAAATTGACGGCACTGATAAACTGGCACATGCTATACTGGTTAACTATCAAAATAAATAA
- a CDS encoding amidase: MHRRNFLKTGSLAGLSLSTLVAASCSEPSAEKKTDTATNDKSDLFELSEATITDLQQKMQRKQYTSRSITELYLNRIEEIDKGGPKLNSIIELNKDALNMADAMDQERSKGKVRGPLHGIPVLIKDNINTGDNMHTTAGSLALADNFAKQDAFIVHKLREAGAVLLGKTNLSEWANFRSTHSTSGWSSRGGQTKCPYILDRNPSGSSAGSGSAVAANLCTVAIGTETNGSIVSPASVNGLVGIKPTVGLWSRTGIIPISKTQDTAGPMTRTVKDAAIFLGALTGIDAQDTYTINSKGKAETDYTKFLDANGLQGKRLGIEKSALDDNSAVVVLLQDAIKVLKSKGATVVEIELNKELKEIGKSEFTVLLYEFKDGLNAYLSSANSKIKTLADVIAFNKQNEAKAMPFFKQETLELAQSKGDLNSKEYLDALKGTSTGTQKAIDKILTDNKLDAIIGTTNGPAVCIDLVNGDYDNGFSFSGPAAMAGYPHITVPMGKVHELPVGLSFFSTAYKEGDIIKLAYAYEQASKKRIAPVFKPDLFA; the protein is encoded by the coding sequence ATGCACAGAAGAAATTTCCTAAAAACGGGTTCATTAGCGGGATTAAGCCTATCTACCCTTGTAGCAGCATCATGCAGTGAGCCGTCCGCAGAAAAAAAGACAGATACTGCAACCAACGACAAAAGCGACCTCTTTGAACTTTCTGAAGCAACTATTACCGATCTGCAGCAAAAAATGCAGCGTAAACAATATACCTCACGTTCAATTACCGAGTTATACCTGAACCGCATTGAAGAGATTGATAAGGGCGGTCCTAAACTAAACTCCATTATAGAGTTAAATAAAGATGCCCTGAACATGGCCGACGCCATGGACCAGGAACGCTCAAAAGGCAAAGTGCGCGGACCACTGCATGGCATACCCGTTCTTATAAAAGATAATATCAACACGGGCGACAATATGCACACCACTGCCGGCTCACTGGCACTGGCTGATAATTTCGCCAAACAAGATGCCTTTATTGTACACAAACTGCGCGAAGCTGGGGCTGTATTGCTGGGCAAAACCAATTTGAGCGAGTGGGCTAACTTTCGCTCTACACACTCTACCAGTGGATGGAGCAGTCGCGGCGGTCAAACCAAATGTCCTTATATACTTGACCGCAACCCAAGTGGATCAAGCGCTGGTTCAGGTTCGGCGGTAGCGGCTAATTTATGTACGGTTGCTATTGGTACCGAAACAAATGGTTCCATAGTATCGCCGGCATCAGTAAACGGTCTGGTAGGTATTAAACCCACTGTTGGGCTTTGGAGCCGTACAGGCATTATCCCCATATCAAAAACGCAGGATACCGCAGGGCCAATGACACGCACGGTTAAAGACGCAGCTATATTTTTGGGCGCCCTCACAGGTATTGATGCACAGGATACTTACACCATAAACAGCAAAGGGAAAGCAGAGACGGACTATACCAAATTTCTGGATGCTAACGGACTGCAAGGTAAGCGGCTGGGTATAGAGAAATCGGCCCTTGACGATAATTCCGCAGTAGTAGTTTTGTTGCAGGACGCCATAAAGGTTTTGAAAAGCAAAGGCGCCACGGTAGTTGAAATTGAATTGAATAAAGAGTTAAAAGAAATAGGTAAAAGTGAATTTACCGTTTTGCTTTATGAATTTAAGGACGGACTTAATGCCTACTTAAGCAGCGCCAACAGTAAAATTAAAACCCTGGCCGACGTAATTGCTTTCAACAAGCAAAACGAGGCTAAAGCCATGCCCTTTTTTAAACAGGAAACACTGGAACTGGCCCAAAGCAAAGGCGACTTAAACAGTAAAGAATACCTCGATGCTTTAAAAGGCACCAGCACAGGAACTCAGAAAGCCATCGACAAAATACTAACGGACAATAAACTGGATGCCATTATTGGTACGACCAACGGCCCTGCCGTTTGTATCGACCTGGTGAACGGTGATTATGACAATGGGTTTTCGTTCTCGGGCCCGGCGGCTATGGCGGGGTACCCGCATATTACCGTTCCAATGGGTAAGGTACATGAATTGCCTGTTGGTTTGTCATTTTTTAGTACAGCTTACAAAGAAGGTGATATTATTAAACTGGCTTATGCGTATGAGCAGGCATCAAAAAAAAGGATTGCGCCGGTTTTTAAGCCTGATCTGTTTGCTTAA
- a CDS encoding helix-turn-helix domain-containing protein, translated as MSATSVPKKILARQHEITTNFLKAIDQHLDELMQHKVMDMMEIRDFAEQMHIHPTHLSNTIKLTTGKAPCDFFEEKIMRIAKDMLQNSNVAIAEIATQLTFDPSNFTKFFKRFEGTTPKQYRESVQLYNIQTELIKHI; from the coding sequence ATGTCAGCAACATCTGTTCCTAAAAAAATACTCGCCCGGCAGCATGAGATAACTACCAATTTTTTAAAGGCCATTGACCAGCACCTTGATGAACTGATGCAGCATAAGGTAATGGACATGATGGAAATACGCGATTTTGCTGAACAAATGCACATACACCCCACCCATTTAAGTAATACCATTAAGCTAACCACCGGCAAGGCCCCATGTGATTTTTTTGAAGAAAAGATAATGAGAATAGCGAAAGATATGCTGCAAAACAGCAATGTAGCAATTGCTGAAATTGCCACTCAGCTAACTTTTGATCCATCAAACTTTACTAAGTTTTTTAAGCGCTTTGAGGGTACAACACCTAAACAGTACAGGGAAAGTGTACAATTATATAACATACAAACTGAGCTTATCAAGCATATATAA
- a CDS encoding SDR family NAD(P)-dependent oxidoreductase, with the protein METKNKIALVTGGSRGLGKNSALHLAKKRIDVILTYRSKKEEAEAVVAEIEKTGQKAAALQLDTGIVKSFDAFIAQLQTVLKEKFGRDTFDFLINNAGIDAASKFGETTEEDFDNLFNIHLKGVYFLTQKSLPVIADGGRIINFSSGLARFATPGYAAYGSMKGAIEVFTRYLAKELGHRGIAANVVAPGIIETDFTKEAFAHEGMHDRISGITALGRPGMPDDIGGIVAFLCTEEARWINAQRIEASGGMFL; encoded by the coding sequence ATGGAAACAAAAAACAAAATAGCACTCGTTACCGGCGGCAGCCGTGGTTTGGGTAAAAACTCAGCCTTGCATTTAGCAAAAAAAAGAATTGATGTAATACTCACCTACCGCAGTAAAAAAGAAGAAGCGGAAGCCGTAGTTGCTGAAATTGAAAAAACCGGTCAAAAGGCGGCAGCTTTGCAACTGGATACCGGTATAGTAAAATCGTTTGATGCATTCATCGCTCAACTGCAAACCGTGTTAAAAGAAAAATTCGGACGCGATACTTTCGATTTCCTGATCAATAACGCAGGTATCGATGCGGCTTCGAAATTCGGCGAAACTACGGAGGAAGATTTTGATAACCTTTTTAATATACACCTCAAAGGGGTTTATTTTTTAACTCAAAAGAGCTTACCGGTTATTGCCGATGGTGGGCGCATCATTAATTTTTCGAGTGGCTTAGCACGCTTTGCAACACCTGGCTATGCAGCTTATGGCTCCATGAAAGGAGCTATTGAGGTATTCACCAGGTACCTGGCAAAAGAGCTTGGTCACCGTGGTATTGCAGCCAATGTAGTTGCGCCCGGCATTATTGAAACCGATTTTACCAAAGAAGCTTTTGCACACGAAGGAATGCACGATCGGATATCGGGCATAACAGCGCTTGGTCGCCCGGGTATGCCCGACGATATTGGCGGGATAGTGGCATTTTTATGCACTGAAGAAGCCCGCTGGATAAATGCCCAGCGCATTGAGGCATCTGGCGGTATGTTTTTATAA
- a CDS encoding DUF72 domain-containing protein — MEFGRVTPEELASVDFTLPPDPELTINTLKAAKSNEPLQVHVGCAKWGRKEWIGQIYPLKTKEAVFLDEYVKHFDCIELNATFYNVYGPDTIAKWKAKADSNPNFKFCPKFSQSISHIRRLKNAEDITTSYYEGIMAFGEKLGPLFLQLSDNYTPKSFPELKSYLEQLPKDVPVFVELRHKEWFSVPENSEKVFAILSDLNMGAVITDASGRRDVVHMNLPTPHAFIRFVGNGLINGNYDSDKARLDEWVVRIKQWQQQGLKSAWFFMHQHDERYSPVLADYVTDGLNKALGTQILRPKFIDEQQASLF; from the coding sequence ATGGAATTTGGCCGTGTAACCCCAGAAGAATTAGCATCAGTTGATTTCACCCTTCCGCCCGATCCTGAACTGACCATTAACACCCTTAAAGCCGCAAAAAGCAACGAACCTTTGCAGGTACATGTAGGTTGTGCCAAATGGGGCCGTAAAGAATGGATAGGACAGATCTATCCGCTTAAAACCAAAGAAGCCGTTTTTTTAGATGAATACGTAAAGCATTTTGACTGTATTGAGCTCAATGCTACCTTCTACAATGTTTATGGGCCCGATACTATAGCCAAATGGAAAGCCAAGGCCGACAGCAATCCAAACTTTAAATTTTGCCCTAAATTTTCGCAGAGCATCAGTCATATACGCCGTTTAAAAAATGCTGAAGATATTACTACCAGCTATTATGAGGGCATCATGGCCTTTGGCGAAAAACTTGGCCCTTTGTTTTTGCAGCTGAGCGATAACTATACCCCAAAAAGTTTCCCGGAACTCAAATCATACCTGGAGCAATTACCAAAAGATGTACCCGTTTTTGTTGAGCTACGCCATAAAGAGTGGTTTTCAGTACCGGAGAACAGTGAGAAAGTTTTTGCCATCCTCAGCGACCTTAATATGGGTGCGGTAATAACCGACGCCAGTGGCCGCCGCGATGTGGTGCACATGAACCTGCCCACGCCGCATGCCTTTATCCGCTTTGTAGGTAATGGCCTTATTAATGGCAACTACGACTCAGACAAGGCCCGGTTGGACGAATGGGTTGTCCGCATTAAACAATGGCAGCAGCAGGGCTTAAAATCGGCTTGGTTCTTTATGCACCAGCACGATGAACGTTACTCGCCCGTATTGGCAGATTATGTGACAGATGGATTAAATAAAGCTTTGGGTACACAAATACTTCGCCCTAAATTTATAGACGAACAGCAGGCGAGCCTATTCTAA